The Pseudorca crassidens isolate mPseCra1 chromosome 3, mPseCra1.hap1, whole genome shotgun sequence genome includes the window CTAGCTTCTGGATGAGAAAGGCTGGACTTTTCTAAaagggcttcagaggtcagaagaGAGAAAGTCAGACTCCTGAGGGTGCTGAGGCTTTGGGGGCCAGAGTCCAGCCCCTATTTCCCTGCTGGACTCAGCTGATCCCCCTTCCAGGCCTAGATGAAACCGAGGGACAGTTGTGGAGACCTTCCTCATGCTGAACTTGGAGGAAGACTTTGGAGAGGCACTTTGGGGCAATGGTCACCAGTGTGGACTTGCCAGTTTCTACCATGTGCTGCCTGTGTGACCCTGACAAGCTATttcacctccctgtgcctcagatGACTCATCTGCAACGTGGAACTATAATCATTCCTAATAATCTCGTGGGATTGTTTCAACGATTCCTGAAGTCGTGTCTGTGGCATGCTGGGCACTGAGCCTGCTACACCGCGGTGGATGTATGTGCTCAATTCTCGGGTCCTGTGGAGACTGGAAGTAACAAGTGATTCTAGACACATTTTAGATACTGCTTGGAGTGAGTGTCTCAGAAGAAGGAAGCAGGAGACATTTCCACTCAATAGTGCAAGAAACAGTCATTTTATTATCCTCCTGCAGCCAGCACTCACCAAGTTTTGGCTGTACCtgaatctcctccctctttcccattCTCCAACCACTGCTCAGGCCTCCTCCTCTCCTGCTGTTCCACggtccagcctcctccctgggctCCTGCCTTTAGTCTTACCGCTCCAGTCCATCCCTCATCCTGGTCCCAGAAGGATTCCTGAATCCAGCCATGTCCCTCCCCTGCTTATACaccctccatggctccccattgctGTCCTGAGAAAGTCCCAGCTTCTCAGCTGGAGCTCAAGTCCCTTTAGACTCCAACCCCCACCCTCCTCACCTGTTCTACCATCTCCCTCTAGTCCCATAGAATGACTTTCTGCTCCTGGAGCAAGCCTCTGACTTTCCACCTCCATGGCCTTTGCCGAAACTGTGCCCTCTGCCCAGAATATCCTTCTCTGTTAGATGAACTTCTACTCATTTTTCATGCCCCACATCCAATGCCCTTACTCCAGGAAGCCCTCTGGCATGGATGGTGGTCCTGGAAATAGTGGCCAGGCTCTGGTGCCATGGGAGGTTGGCCAGAACCAGTTCTGAAGTCCAGCCTTGACCCCGTGGGCCCATCCTGCCTCCCAGGCCATGAGACCTGGATGACACCATGATCTCCCTTGGGTGTGGACAGGCTCAGGGCTGAACCTGATCAAGAAGGAGACACAGAAACCAGAGAGgagtcatttgttcattcattcattcattctacaattGCTGGACCCCACCATTGGCCAGGCACTGGGTTAGGCTCCTTTATATCTGAGCTCTCCCAATTCTCATAGCCTATGAAATAGGGATGGACCTGCCCTATATTATGGATTCGATCTttggggctcagagagattaggtgatttgcccaagatcacacagccgcTGAGGGTGGATTTGAGCTCAGATCCATCTGACATTGAGCCTGAAGTGCTCTGCCTCATAGAACATGTTGGTTAAGAGCAGGCGTTTTGGAGCTTGGGggcctgtgttcaaatcctggctttaccaCTATGGCAGGTGATGCCAGTGTCTGCGCACATCCTCTCGGCCCATGTCTGGCTTCAGTGGGCTGACTTCTAGTTGCTAGCACCCGTGTTTTAAGGCTTTCTCTAGCAGCTGAAGCCCACTCTGCACGGGCGGACTGTGAACTTCAACCTCAGCCGGTGATTATGGGATGAGGGGAGTTGGTATAAAAACACCCCAGCCCCCTCACCTTCAGGTGGGTTGACTCTGAGATGGATGTCCCCCAGAGATCCCCAATGGGACTGAGCCCCAGTTGCCCATGGGAGTAATTCCCTTGACAACTCTTTGCTGGCTGCCTTTCCTCTCTATCTcacttctcctctccccacccgtGTTTTTGGGGATCACCCCCCCCAAATAAACTGCTTGCCCTAGAACCCTTGTCTCAGGTCCTGCTTCTAGGGGAGCCCAAACCAGGACAGTCGCTTTACTCACCTGTATCTTAAGACAAATCATTTGACCCTTCGGAGTaaagtaaaatggggaaaatagtaGCAATTACGTCATAGGGTTCTTGTGTGGGTTGAATGCATGAATATCTGAAAACTGCCCACAGCAGGACCCAACTGCAAGCATGTGTACGTGTTAAAGAGAACAATACTAGTAATATTTTGTTACGAACATAGAGGTACTAGATTAAGTGCCAACCGTTATCATTATTGTGTTTACTCttactgcttttatttcttgAACACCCGCCgtgtgtcaggccctgtgctggggctCTTCCACTTTGCTATTCCATGAATCCTCTCAACTACCCTCAGAAGGGGAGTTGACTTTTCCCCCAGTTTTCAGATGAGGGAATGGAGGCTCCGTGAGGTGCAGCCAACTGCCCACAGTCATACAGCTCTTCCTGGCTTGTTTTGAGGGCCGGGGAagtggtgggagggaagggctgggggaagCCAGGGCTGGACACCTTCTCACTACCCTTCTCTACCACCCTCTGCAGTATCTCCCGAATGAGACAGGCCTCCAAGATGAGAAGAAGGTGCTGGACAGCATGCACCATGTGATCCTGGTGTGGATAGGACCTGTCCTGCCACTGGTGGTTCTGGTGCACCCTGACTACATCAAGCCCCTGGTGGGCGCCTCAGGTAGGTGGGCTGGGCCTCTGAGTGATGAGTAAACCCTCAACTCCCAGAGCCTACCTGGGTTTCTAGGCAGGTGGGCTATCCAGAAGAAGGGCcgtttgaaggatgaataggagtttacCAAAGCCACGATGGCAATACAGATAATGGGAACAGCACGGGAAAAGGCGTGACAATAACATTCCCAGGAACTTTTAGAGAATGTTCACCTCTCAGAGTCAGAGCAGACATGTTCGGATAGGCAGTTGTTTGCCCAAGCTTTTGTTAAATGGTTGTTGCTCAATTTTAAGCCATGGCACTCCTATCATTTGGGTTCTGACACTCCCACTGTGGCTATCGCAGCCTTCAGGCTGGCCCTGACTGGCAGAGAGGGAGAGGTAGAAGGATTGCTTCTCCCTTCTGCCATCCACACCTATTTCAAGGTGCAGGATTCCCAAGTGTGCTTGGCAAGCTCTTGCTCAGGCTTCAACATGCAGCTCTAATGaccttctcctccaggaagccttctttgaTTCCCCCAGACAGACCATAGGTCTCTCCTCTAGACTCTCCCATTCTCACTCCTAACCATTTAGCGCTGAATGTGTCTGTGCCTAGCACTATCTTCCTCATGAGAGGGGCTCTGGGCCCTCAGGGGGGCCTCGCATGTACCTGGGCATCTCCAGAGGCATAAGGGGACATTTGAGAGAGGAAGGATGGGAAATAAAGAGCTCCAGGAATTTTAGGACCTCTGGCCTCAGCTTTGGTCTCTGCAAACACACGTATGGAGACCACCTTCAAGGCTGCCCCctgagctatgaaggaggaaggaactgccatccttccctttcccagctctgccctcctcATGCCTCAGTGTCCCGCATTATTGCATTTGTAAGGGAATGACCATCCCCAATGAACAAAGAGGGAAACCTGGACGCTGGGAAGGGTGACTCTTCCAAGGGATGGGCACCAAGTTGTGGAAAGAGTCCTGGGCCAGGACTTGGGTGGGCTGGGCTTGAATCCAGGCTGGAGCAtgtacttgctgtgtgacccagcaattcatcTAGCTTCTCAGGGCTTCagtttctgatctgtaaaatagggTGGTTGTGAAGAGTCAGTAATATAGTGTGGGTTGGTGCTGATAAAGgttttctctcttctgcctttttaatatcttttttctttctttctttccccctccctcccctctccaccaGCTCAGAGCATCTGTTTTCTGAGTGTCACCCTGCATGGTTATGAGACTCCAAGCAGACCAGGGAGTAGAGCCCCCATCATAAGCTTGGCAATTTAGTAGATGCTCAGGCCtcttcttctcctctcccctgccctctcTCAGGACAGGCAGGATATCTAGTGCCTCCTCCACTGGAGGAGCTGGATGGTAGACTCCAGCTTGGAGAGGGTGGGGCTGTGTGAGTCAGGAGGCATCAGGCCTCCCGGCCCCAAGGTGTCCGGGCCCCTCCATGCCTGTCTGCCTGAGATTGGACAGACCTGGTCCTAAGTCGTAAATTCCATCCCCTATTGGGGCCTCCTTGGGACCACATCTCGGGGGTTTGCTCCTCTAGGCTTAAACCCACATAGCTGATGGGCCCTGAGAAAAGCATGGCTCTTCTTAgaacctctgtttcttcatctttgaagGGGCATTTGGGATATACAGAGAAAGTAGATGAGAATGCTTTATAGAAGACAAGGCAGGATATACAGGCATTTAATTGTAGCttgttttcatatattcattttaaaaattgagcggaaatcacataccatataattacttattttaaagtgtaaGGTGTTTAGTgtgttcacagtgttgtgcaactgtcacctcTCCCTAGTTTCAAAACCTTTTCATCGCCCCATAAAACACTTCGTAGCCATTAAGTTATCACTTACCATTCCCCCTTCTCTTCATCCAGTGGTAAATACTTTCTGTCCCCATGGATTTTCCTTTTCTGGGTATAGCATAGGAAAGGAATGATACAAAATGTGGTCCTTTGCAGCTGACTTTCACTCAGAAtagtttttgaggttcatcctcATTGTAGCAATGATCAggacctcattcttttttaaggctgagcaatatttcattgtatggatgtacggatataccacatttgcttatccattcatctgctgacatacatttgggttgtttctaccttttggctgtgatgaataatggtgctatgaacatgtgtgtacaagttttggacatatattttcatttctcttgggtaggtaCCTAGTTGTAGAATTGTGGGGTCACATGGGAACTCTATGTCTAACTTTTcaaggaaccaccaaactgttttccatggtgtCTGTGCACTCATTTTTCCCTATTAGGGTCCTGCTGTGAGCTGGGGACCCAGCTATTCATCTCACAAGTTCTTGACACAACTGAGCAATAATTATAGTCACAGTAGTAAAAATAGCCAACAGTTGGTTAGTTATTCATTTATGTGCatgaatatttaatgagcacttactgtgtgccaggagcaCATTAGTTCATTGAGTTTTTGTAGGGTTGCCATGAGGTAGGCAAGATTGTTCGATTTTCTTGCCCAAGTTTACACAACCAGTtaaggctgggatttgaacccagacctgGCCAGCCCAGAGGTCAAGCTCTCAATCACAGTAATATGAAGCTTCCTGCTGGGCACTTGTGGGGGCTTTTCTTATATGATCTTCTTCAGGGTGGATGTTACCATCTCCTTGTTACTGGAGGGGAAAGTGATGGGAGAGGCAGCCTGGACACAGGCTCTCCTGGCATTGAGTGCTGAGGGTTGGATTAGAGGAGGGACCTGAGGATGACAGAGCAAGGGTTTGGCTGAAGAGAAGGTTTGGAgaaggtttcctggaggaggcaTCAGTGAaactgggctttgaaggatgCATAGGAGTTTGCCTGATGAGAGGTCCCAGGTAGAGGGTCCTAAGTGCAAAAGTGCAGATGTGTGAAAATACCAGGGGAATTCAGGTGACTTGGGGTGTCTGGAGTGAAGATGACATGTGGGGAGAAGTAGGAAATGAGACAGGAGCTGGACTCAGAGCACCTATGTACAAAGTGAAGGAGCTTGTGTTTTATCTTGGGGGTGTTAGGGAGCCATGGGAGGTGTTTGAGCAGGATAGCCATTGGACAAGTTTGTGTGTCAGAAAGACCCCTGAAGGGCCTAGCGTGGAGTCCAGAGCCCAGAGAGGAGAGGCGTGACTAgactcccacctcctcctccaaagCTGCCTCTTCCTGGAAGTCTGCCTTGACTTCTAGTAGCCCTTTCTCTGTGCCTCCCTCTGCTCCTGGCACACATTCTACCTTCTTACTAATTACATGGCATGTCTCTGCTTCCCTTTCCCACTACACCCAGAGCTCCTCCAGGCAGGGTGTGGAGCTGAGCCATCTCTGGGGCCCCAGCATGGGTTGGGCACAGAAAGGTGGCAGCAGAGGTGTGTAGAATGGGAGAACGAGTGGACAGATGATTGTGCATACAATTGGCCAATGCCTGGGGAGTGTAGGTGGCTGAATCATATCTCAGGTAAAAGTGACATTACTTGAGTTTCAGGTACTTCCTTCCTGGGCCCTGCCCATCCTGTCCCAGATCTATTCAGCACATAGAAAGGGAATgcattcactcatccatccacccacccacccccccatcatccatccatctatccattcatccatccatccaaccaaccatccaaccatccatccaacTACCCATTGATagttctcattcattcatcctttgatTGGTTAATTCATtcatacaataaaaatttatttagcacCAATATGTTAGTGATCAACAAGGTCCCTCCCTTCAAAGGGCTTGTAACTGGATGGATACAATCCAGAGTGATTGGTGGGAGAGGGAATGGCATCTAAGAGAGACTGGAAGAATGAGGAAAGAGTGTTGGAGGCAGAGAGGACGCCTGGTGGAAAGACTCAGAAGAGAGAGGGAACACAGCTTTTCAAGGACCTGAGAAATTTCTATGATGTTAGCAAGTTGGGTGTGTGCGGGAAGGGGTGGCTGTGGTGGAGGAGAGAGGTGTTCTGAGAATGGTCTGGAGTGGGATACGTCATTCAAGGCTTTGTAAATGGGCTGAGCAGCTGTGCTTGAGGCTGATGGGGGTGTGGGCAGAAAAGGACATGGTCAGATCTAGAGTCAAGTAAGATCCCCCTGGGTCTAGGGTACAGGACAGACTGGAAAGGGCGAGGCTGGAGGCTGAGAGCACAGGAGGTGTAATTCAGATGGCCTGAGCTGGCAGAAAAGAGGGGGTGGATTAGGAGAAGAATCAGGTGAAGAAAGCCATACTGGAGAGAAAGCACAGCCTGGGCAAAGGTTTGGAAGTGAGGAACAACGTGCGGGGTTTTTGGTGTATGCTGAGGGATGAGATGGGAGAGGCATACAGCAGCAAGGTAGGGCAGGGCCCTCAGTGCTAGCCTGAGCTTGACCTTTTTTACAAAGGTTTTAGGGAGCCATGGGAGGGGTTTGAGCAGGGAAGGCTCATGTTCAGATCAACATGTTATAAGGCTCTCTTTGGGGCAGGTGTGGAGGATTGGACTGGAGGAGTGACGTGGGAGGTGAGAGCCCAAAGTGGAGGCCCAAGGAGGTCATAAGCAGAGGTCAAGGGTCAGAACTCTGTTTTGAGACATCATCACCTCTTCTCTCTCCACAGCTGCCGTTGCCCCCAAGGATGACCTTTTCTATGGCTTTCTGAAACCTTGGCTGGGTGAGCTTGACACTGGGTAGCCTGGAGCTGGGGCTTCAGGAAAGAGGGGGCAGGGTGTGGGGTTTGTTGGTGAGGTCCTTAACCTTGGTCTTCTGGGCCCAGGAGATGGGCTGTTGCTCAGCAAAGGGGACAAGTGGAGCCGGCACCGCCGCCTGCTGACACCTGCCTTCCACTTTGACATACTGAAGCCCTACATGAAGATCTTCAACCAGTGCGCCGATATCATGCATGTGAGTCCCAAGGTTTCTTGGGAAGAGGGTATCCTGGAAGTGAGGCTGGTCCAGGTTCCAGCTCATGGGCAAACCATGTGATGCCAGGAAGCCTCACTtcctttatctgtaaagtggTCTTGTAGTGAACTCGCAGCTGGGTCATTGTCAGCCCGGCTGAAGGTCTGTGGTCTCCGTACCCATTTGCCACGTGTCTTTCTCTTCCAGGCTAAATGGCAGCGCTTGGCAGAGGGCTCAGAAGTCTCCCTGGACATGTTTGAGCATGTCAGCCTCATGACCCTGGACACTCTTCAGAAATGTGTCTTCAGCTACAGCAGCAACTGCCAGGAGTGAGTGTGGCCTCCCTGGGGAACATAGAGTCAGTTGCTCCAGGGGCGAGGTgatgagaggaaaaaggaaactcGTAGCTGTTAGGCACTCCTGCGCGGCTGGTGCTCTGTCACTGACAGGCTGTGTGGTTCTGGGAAACTGacatcacctctctgagcctgtttcctcattccCCAAATGCACATCTCCATCCCATCCCCACAGTCATCGCATGAGAATTATAGGGGATAATGTGAGTCAATAgcttggcatacagtaggtgctcggTAGACGCTAGTTTCACTCATTCCTCCACAGAAGGTACGTGGTCTTTGGAAAGACCCTCCCtacactctctgagcctcagtttctttgtgaaATAGGGATGACAATCCCTGACCTTCTGAGAGACGTTTAAAGCATAAAATGATATAGCACTGCCCTGGCACATGATGGATGTcgagtgaatatttgttgaatgaatgaaataaccaTAGctctggttcattcattcattcatcaaatatttgttgtgtacctactatgtgcctggcactatgCTAGCCACTGGGGTTATGGTGGTAAGCACTAAGCCCAATTCcttggagcttacagtctaagtGGGGATATAAGGAATAAGGGACATAATGCCTGTCAAGTTtgtagcacatagtaggtcctcaataacAAGCTGCTGACTTTGTTACTCAGGGCCTTCTAGTGGTATTGTTTCCGTTGGGTAAGGTGGAGATGGCCTTAGTAATTAATTCGTTAATTGatccaagaaatatttattgagtgcctactgtgtgccggcTCTAGAGTAGAATACAGTGGTCAACAAAACAGATAAGGTCTTGCTCACCTGGAACTTACATTTTAGTGGGAAGACAGGCAGTAAccatgaacaaataaacaagaaaatgccAGTTGGTGATTAGTGCATGAAAACAACAAGCATGCTTCAGAACTAAGGACAGCTCTTTGCAATCCTGCCCCCTgcaatttagtttttctttctttttttttttaataagaactttactgagatgtaattgacataccatacaattcacccatttaaagtatacaaccaatggtttctagtatattcacagagttgtgcaaccatcaccataatcaattttagaatattttcaccccaaagaaaccctgtacATTTTAGCACTCATCTCCCACTTCCCACTTCCCTTCCAGATCTAGGCAATAACTAATCTtccttctgtctctatagatgtgTCTTTTATGGAaatttcatatagatggaattACACAGACTtctgtttctggtttctttcagtCAACATATTGTTTTCAGATTCAACCATGCTGTAGTTGAATTATCAATAATTCGTTTTAaaaattgctgaataatattccatttaccaCGTAATACCACGTTTTGCTTATCCAGTCACCTGTTTATAGACATtaatgttgtttccattttttggctattatgagcaatgctgctataaacatttgtgtacaaggttTTGTGTGAACGTTTTaaattctcttgagtatatacctaaaAGTAAAATTACTGGGTTATacgataattctatgtttaacctcTTTTGGAACTGCCAGACTTTTTCCATAAgctggttgcaccattttacattccttccaGCAGTATGTGAgggctccagtttctccacaccctcatcaacacttgctattatctgtctttttgattatagccatccagTTGGGGTAAAgcggtatctcactgtagtttttttttgcatttccctaacggccaatgtttttaagcatcttttcatatgcttgttgcccagttgtatgtcttctttggagaaatgtctattatattctttccccattttaaaatcgggttatttgtcttttttattattgagttttaagagtgctttatatattttagatgcaAGCTTCTCATCAGGTAtatgattggcaaatattttctcccgctCTGTGGATTGTAGCCATTTAATTTTAGTGATGCTACCTCTATTTAGAAGTCCTCATCCCTCTTTGGGcctgttttaaaaatgtacctAGAAACAGATCAAGAAAAATTGCCATGGAAAAGACAGTGTGTTACTTACTGCTCCCAAGATGAGGGGGCATGCCACACCACACAGAGCCACATGGGGAAGCCCCAGAAGAAAGCATGGCCAAAACATTTTTGGGGGTGTTCTACGGGAAGCATTGAGAAAGGCAGGGTATGTAGGCTTaagattggctagtttgaataatttcagcaggctctggggcaCAGGGGTGCCCCCAAGTTATCCAgtgcctggccctggggtgattaaGGCAGGGGGATAGTGGCTCCACCCAATAATGTTTGGAGTATGGACTCTGGATTGGCTGGTTTGCAAAAGAAAGGCATGCTCCTGGGTGAGTCATTTGCTATCTCTAAGAAATGGCTAGTCCTGGGAGGGGTGGTATCTCTCCAGTCAGTGAGGCCCCAGATGGCAGAGCATCAAGTAtacaaagaaataaggaaataaagtgaATTCAGGGCCTCTCTTTGTAACCTGCCCTTTGGGAGAGGAAGCTTGTCTTAGGGTACGGGGCTTTGCTCATGGCCTTTCTTCTCCCTGGCAGGAAGATGACTGATTACATCTCGGCCATCATTGAGCTGAGCGCACTGGTGGTCCGGCGTCAGTATCGCCTGCATCACCACATTGACTTCATCTATTACCGTACAGCAGACGGACGGCGTTTCCGGCAGGCCTGTGACACCGTGCATCACTTCACCACGGAGGTCATCCAGCAGCGGCGGCGGGCGCTACACCAGCTGGGGGCTGAGGCCTGGCTTAAGGCCAAGCAGGGCAAGACCTTGGACTTCATAGATGTGCTGCTCCTGGCCAGGGTGAGGCTGGACCCTGGAGGGTGGAGCTCTGCCCAGGACAGCCTCCTCATGAGTTGCAGCAATTGTGCAAAATGATAAACATCCAAACTTACATGGATTTAGAATGCAGGCAGATGCAAAACACGTAAGACTGTATTCGTTCGTTAGCGTTGCCGTAAAAAAGCGCCACacgctgggtggcttaaatgacagaaataaattttctcaatgttggtttcttctgaggcctctctccttggcttgtagctggctgtcttcacctgtgttttcacattgtcttccctctgtgcatgtctgtgtcttcatctcctcttcttataaggacaccagtcatattggattagagcccaccctaatgacctcattgtaacttaatcacctctgcaAAAGGCTTATCTCCAAattaggtcacattctgaggtactgggggttaggatttcaacttaAGGgttctggggtggggctggggagggacagAATTCAGTTCACAATACAAAGATGCAATACAAGACCTTGAAGAAATGTGACACTGGCAGAGATAGGTGGTCACCTATTTGTGGTGCTTCTGTGGAGTTTCTGAGCAGCACCTGGGTTCTGGATTCAGACAGTCCTGGATTCCGGTTCGATAATAGCTCTGCTGCTTCATGGATGTTTGACCTTAGTCATCTAAGTcttccctctgagcctcagtttcctcatttacagCATGATGATCGTAAGACCTGATCACAAGATGGTTGTCAGGCATCTGGCAGGATGCTTGGCGCTAGGAGCtgctgaagaaatacaaagtccCTTCTTCCTCTTATCTTTGGctctctttccatctttcttagACAAGTTGCATACATCTATCTGCCTGGAATCCTTTCCCCTGCAGCTTGGCTTAAGATAAAGAAGGGGATGTCTTGACTTTGGAAGAACTCCTAGGATGTGGCGGGTGGGATGAAGTGAGCTGAGCAGAGTCTGCTGCCCATTCCAGGATGAAGATGGGAAGGAACTGTCAGATGAGGACATCCGAGCTGAGGCAGACACCTTCATGTTTGAAGGTGAGGACATGGGGTGTGGCTGGGGAAGGATGGGAAGGGGCCCCATTGTCTGAATACAGCATCTCCTCTATCTTTGGGCAGCATCCATTTAAGCTCCTTACCTGCCTGCAGGTCATGACACGACATCCAGCGGGCTCTCGTGGGTGCTGTTCAACTTGGCCAAGTACCCAGAGTACCAGGAGAAGTGCCGGGAAGAGATCCAGGAAGTCATGAAAGGTCGGGAGCTGGAGGAACTGGAGTGGTTAGTCTGGGGTCATGGGGGTAGTGGGGGCAGGTTGAGTTCAAAGCCTTGAGTATAAATCTCTCTGCTCTACCACTTACTGACTGTCTAACCTCAGACAAGTCACTTAAGCTTCTTGAATTTCAACTTCTTCAACTGTAAATTGGGGATGACAAGTCACGCGTATGCCTACCTCATAATGCAGGAGTTAAGAGTGTCTTAGTCAGCAATGGTTGCAATAATGCTGCCTAACAAACAGCCCCCTAAGTTCAGTGGTTTGcagcaagcatttatttattgctCTTGTCTGCACATATTTCTTGCTCTTGTCTGCATATTACTCTTGTTACTCGGGGCTGCACTGAGTTGAGTGGAGATGCTTCCAAGCTTAGGTTTGGGTTCAGGTTTTTTCCACGTCTCCTCATTTTTCATGGACCAGCAGCCACACTGGGCATGTTATCCTCAAGACAGACTCCAGAAGCACAAAGAACCACACAACTTAAAACCTCTGCTTGCATTGTAACATTCCATTAGCTAAAGCAagtcatctagggcttccctggtggcgcagtggttgagagtccgcctgccgatgcaggggacacgggttcgtgccccggtccgggaggataccacatgccgcagagcggctgggcccgtgagccatggccgctgagcctttgcgtccggagcctgtgctccgcaacgggagaggccacaacagtgagaggcccgcataccgcaaaaaaaaaaaaacaagtcatcTGGCCAATCCCACCATGAATGGGGTGGGACATATGCTCCAGCCATCCGAGCAGAAGATACTCAGAATCACATGGCAAAGGGCATAGTGTAAAATTCCAATGTGGGGGGAAGTGTAAGAATCAGGAATAATAATCCGATTTACTTCAGATGTGTGCTGTGTGGAGCTGATTCTGGGTGATGCAAAGAAAACACAGCATTGAACAGTGAGAAAGTTCCTTTTGGTTCATTGTCAGCCATTTGGATTATGACCTCAGGGAGACACTTTCAGTTGGTACCATTGTGTCTTTAACACCTTGCTAATCCTTGCTAATCTGCCTTTTTAACAAAGGGAGAAGGTACCTCAGGTTCTGAGAATTGGGCAGGAGGTGGTATCTAGCCAGAATTTAACACCTG containing:
- the CYP4F22 gene encoding ultra-long-chain fatty acid omega-hydroxylase; protein product: MLPITEHLLHLLGLEKTAFRLYALSGLLLSLLFFLFRLLLQFLRLCWHFYITCCRLRCFPQPPRRSWLLGHLGMYLPNETGLQDEKKVLDSMHHVILVWIGPVLPLVVLVHPDYIKPLVGASAAVAPKDDLFYGFLKPWLGDGLLLSKGDKWSRHRRLLTPAFHFDILKPYMKIFNQCADIMHAKWQRLAEGSEVSLDMFEHVSLMTLDTLQKCVFSYSSNCQEKMTDYISAIIELSALVVRRQYRLHHHIDFIYYRTADGRRFRQACDTVHHFTTEVIQQRRRALHQLGAEAWLKAKQGKTLDFIDVLLLARDEDGKELSDEDIRAEADTFMFEGHDTTSSGLSWVLFNLAKYPEYQEKCREEIQEVMKGRELEELEWDDLTQLSFTTLCIKESLRQFPPVTLISRRCTEDIKLPDGRIIPKGIICLVSIYGTHHNPTVWPDSKVYNPYRFDPDNPQQRSPLAYMPFSAGPRNCIGQSFAMAEMRVAVALTLLRFRLSVDRTRKVRRKPELILRTEDGIWLKVEPLPPRACGSARP